Sequence from the Sulfurimonas hongkongensis genome:
TTTTGGTGCCACTATTCGGGGGTTCGAATCCCTCTACCCCATCCACATAAACGCACAAACTAAACAATCAAGAAATTATTTAAAGGCAAAACATGGAAGAGTTAGATGCAACGACTATTGTAGTTAGATCACTAGTCCTTGTTGTGATACTAGTAATCTTTTTCTTTGTTCTAAAGAGTAAGAAAAAAGACTAAACTTATATATATTTTTTAGTTAGTTTTTTTATTTTTTTATAAATCTTCTTAAAGTCAGTTGAGTAAACTCTTGTGTTTGCTAGGGCTGTTATAAAGTTTGTATCCCTACTCCATCTAGGAACTAGATGCATATGAATATGCTCAGCTATCCCAGCTCCTGCACCTTTACCTAAGTTCATACCTATATTTACACCCTTCGCACCTAAGCCCTCTTTTAAAAGCCTAACGCCCTTTTGAGCCAAAAGACTCATATGTAGCCATGTTGCCTCATCTAGTTCTTCTAATTTATCTGTATGTTTGTGAGGGATTATCATAAAATGTCCTGGAGTGTAAGGATATATATTCATAACCATAAAGCAGTGTTCATCCCTGTAGAGAACATGCGACTTTTTATCCTCTTTTGCATGAGTGCTTATATGACAAAAAACGCAACCCTCTATCTTTTTACCAGCAATATACTCATCTCTCCACGGCGCATATAAAATATTTTTCATCTTTGTCTCTTTTTTTTATTTTGTAGCTATAGTTTAGTCCATTACTCTATAAAAAGAGATAATTTTGCTAAAGTTTATAGAACTTTCCGGAAGCGATGCTTCAGCTTCGCACTGTGGAGCTTTAAAATCTAAAATCATACAAAAGCAAAAACCAAATCTGGAAATATCATAACTAGCCCTATGGTTAAGATTTGTAAGAGTATAAAAGGAATGATGCCTCTATATATCTCACTAGAGCTTACACTATCTCCTGCTACACCTTTTAGAAAAAAGAGTGAAAGCCCAAAGGGTGGAGTTAAAAATGAGGCTTGTAGGTTTAGTGCTATAAGGATTGCAAACCAGAGAGGGTCAATCCCAAAGCCTATCATAACAGGGACCAAGATAGGTACTATGATAAACGATATCTCTATAAAGTCTATGAAAAAACCAGCTACAAAGATAATTAGCATCGAGATCGCTATAAAAAACCAAACATTTCCAATATCTTCATGAAAAAACTCAACTATAGCGTCAGTCCCTCCAAGTTCGTTAAACACAAGAGAAAAGGCAGTAGATGCGATGAGTATCATAAATATCATGCCGCTTAACTTTACACTTCCTAGTGAGGCATACTTTAGCATCTCAAAATTTAGTGATCTGTTGATTGCACTTAAAATTATCGCACCAATAACTCCAAAAGCGGCAGACTCGGTAGGAGATGCGATGCCAGCAAAGATACTTCCTAGTACTGAGAACATCAAAAGGAGTGGTGGAATTATAGAGAAAAATATCTCTATTTTAGATACTTTTTTAACCTCTTTTGGGATTGGAGCTAGTTCTGGCGAAAAATAGGAACGGATTAGTATATACGCAATATATAGACCAACTAAAAGAGCTCCAGGCAAAACCGCTCCCATAAAAAGTTCGCCAACACTTACACTCATAACATCGCCTAAGATGATGAGAATAATGGAAGGCGGAATGATTTGTCCAAGTGTTCCAGATGCCACGACTGTCGAAGATGCTAAAGATTTATCATATCCAGCACGAAGCATAAGTGGAAGAGCTATAACGCTCATCATAACTACAGATGCAGAGACTATGCCAGTTGAAGCCGCAAGCATAGCACCGACTAAGACTACGCTAACAGCTAGTCCTCCACGGATATCACGAAACAAAGCACTCATGGATATGAGTAGTCGCTCAGCCATTTTTGATTTCTCTAATATAAGCCCCATGGCTATAAAAAGTGGAACTGCCATCAGCGTTGAGTTGCTCATGATGCCATAGATGCGAAGAGATAAGATATCAAAGATGCCAAAACCTAACTCTGGTATGAAAAAAGCAAAGAAAATAGCCACACTTCCAAAAACAAAGGCTACAGGGATGCCTAAAAGCAAAAGTGCTAAAACAGTTACAAATATAAAAATCGCCATCATAACTTTATAGCCCCATCATACTCTTTAGACTCATTACTCTTTGCATCTTCTCTTAAACTTTTGATATCTTTATAGGCTTCATTAATTGCGACAAGTGCTAAAAAAAAGAAAGACAGAGGAAGAAGTGACTTTACTAAAAACCTATACTCCAAACCTCCAGGATTTGATGAAGCTTCATTTTGAGCAAAACTAAGAGCTACAAAATCGATGCCAATGTAGACTATCATACATGAAAAAGGAAGCACGAAAAAGAGTGAAGAGATGATGTTTATGATAGTTTTTTTCTTTTTTGAGTAAGACGCGTAAAATATATCTACTCGAACATGAGCATTCTCTTTTAAAGTATAAGCAATTCCAAAAAGGATAATAACATCAAAGAGATGCCATTCCAACTCTTGAAGAGCAATAGAGCCGCCTGAGAAAAAGTAACGAGAAGTAGCATCATAAACTACGAGCAAAACTAAAAAACTCAAGATAAAAGCTGTAAAATAGCCTAAATATTTTATGCCTTTATCTATCATTACAACAGCTCTTTAAGCTCTACCAAGTTAGACTCTATACTTGTTGAAAGTTTATCTATCTCTTCTAGTATCTCACTCGTAGATGCGTACTCTATCTCTTCATA
This genomic interval carries:
- a CDS encoding HIT family protein, which codes for MKNILYAPWRDEYIAGKKIEGCVFCHISTHAKEDKKSHVLYRDEHCFMVMNIYPYTPGHFMIIPHKHTDKLEELDEATWLHMSLLAQKGVRLLKEGLGAKGVNIGMNLGKGAGAGIAEHIHMHLVPRWSRDTNFITALANTRVYSTDFKKIYKKIKKLTKKYI
- a CDS encoding TRAP transporter small permease subunit, which translates into the protein MIDKGIKYLGYFTAFILSFLVLLVVYDATSRYFFSGGSIALQELEWHLFDVIILFGIAYTLKENAHVRVDIFYASYSKKKKTIINIISSLFFVLPFSCMIVYIGIDFVALSFAQNEASSNPGGLEYRFLVKSLLPLSFFFLALVAINEAYKDIKSLREDAKSNESKEYDGAIKL
- a CDS encoding TRAP transporter large permease yields the protein MMAIFIFVTVLALLLLGIPVAFVFGSVAIFFAFFIPELGFGIFDILSLRIYGIMSNSTLMAVPLFIAMGLILEKSKMAERLLISMSALFRDIRGGLAVSVVLVGAMLAASTGIVSASVVMMSVIALPLMLRAGYDKSLASSTVVASGTLGQIIPPSIILIILGDVMSVSVGELFMGAVLPGALLVGLYIAYILIRSYFSPELAPIPKEVKKVSKIEIFFSIIPPLLLMFSVLGSIFAGIASPTESAAFGVIGAIILSAINRSLNFEMLKYASLGSVKLSGMIFMILIASTAFSLVFNELGGTDAIVEFFHEDIGNVWFFIAISMLIIFVAGFFIDFIEISFIIVPILVPVMIGFGIDPLWFAILIALNLQASFLTPPFGLSLFFLKGVAGDSVSSSEIYRGIIPFILLQILTIGLVMIFPDLVFAFV